In Phoenix dactylifera cultivar Barhee BC4 chromosome 11, palm_55x_up_171113_PBpolish2nd_filt_p, whole genome shotgun sequence, the following are encoded in one genomic region:
- the LOC103720497 gene encoding uncharacterized protein LOC103720497, translated as MNRRLRSPNAKASPSKVEERLHRYLRPGALARLRDSRISARSPRSILKIPIPRLSAPSSPQVPPAAAAQMDGSPCFVIGTYGPRFPQRKKLVAAKSIFFVPSSPSGTDVSDAVVDLFISDLVVAR; from the coding sequence ATGAACCGAAGGCTTCGGAGCCCCAACGCCAAGGCCTCGCCGTCCAAGGTCGAGGAGCGGCTCCACCGGTACCTGAGGCCGGGAGCCCTCGCCCGGCTCCGGGACTCCAGGATCAGCGCCCGATCTCCCCGATCTATCCTCAAGATCCCGATCCCCCGCCTCTCGGCTCCCTCCTCGCCCCAGGTCCCGCCGGCGGCCGCCGCCCAGATGGACGGCTCCCCATGCTTCGTCATCGGGACCTATGGCCCTCGGTTCCCGCAGCGGAAGAAGCTTGTCGCCGCCAAGTCCATCTTTTTCGTGCCCTCGAGCCCATCGGGAACCGATGTATCGGACGCCGTTGTGGACTTGTTTATCTCCGATCTCGTTGTAGCTCGCTAA